The Bicyclus anynana chromosome Z, ilBicAnyn1.1, whole genome shotgun sequence genome window below encodes:
- the LOC112048585 gene encoding uncharacterized protein LOC112048585 — MYAKLALIALVVAVVVAVPTPGGGGGHKHVTIHVPYKIHTIHHHHVSKVPYPVHVPVVKEVQVIKEVPVIKHVPVPVIQHIPVPVIKKVEVEKQVFVPVHHEEEHHHGWESESLSHGWH; from the exons ATGTACGCGAAACTCGCT cTCATTGCCCTCGTGGTCGCAGTTGTGGTGGCCGTACCTACTCCTGGAGGCGGCGGCGGACA CAAACACGTGACCATCCACGTACCATACAAGATCCACACCATCCATCATCACCATGTATCCAAAGTGCCCTACCCGGTCCATGTGCCGGTAGTGAAAGAGGTGCAGGTTATCAAGGAGGTCCCTGTTATCAAACATGTGCCTGTGCCGGTTATCCAGCACATACCTGTGCCGGTGATCAAGAAGGTGGAGGTGGAGAAGCAGGTGTTTGTGCCCGTCCATCATGAGGAAGAACATCATCATGGGTGGGAGAGCGAGTCGCTGTCGCATGGCTGGCATTGA